A window from Citrus sinensis cultivar Valencia sweet orange chromosome 5, DVS_A1.0, whole genome shotgun sequence encodes these proteins:
- the LOC102606928 gene encoding stromal 70 kDa heat shock-related protein, chloroplastic isoform X2: protein MATFSTTQIHSLGNIPLSSRRIKAASFQSSAPRTAFFGQALGRKPHFGLPNAAFLKLNNEKNNTRRRCNVGPVRVVNEKVVGIDLGTTNSAVAAMEGGKPTIVTNAEGQRTTPSVVAYTKIGDRLVGQIAKRQAVVNPENTFFSVKRFIGRKMSEVDDESKQVSYRVVRDENGNVKLDCPAIGKQFAAEEISAQVLRKLVDDASKFLNDKITKAVVTVPAYFNDSQRTATKDAGRIAGLEVLRIINEPTAASLAYGFERKNNETILVFDLGGGTFDVSVLEVGDGVFEVLSTSGDTHLGGDDFDKRVVDWLAENFKRDEGVVLLNDKQALQRLTEAAEKAKMELSSLTQANISLPFITATADGPKHIETTLTRAKFEELCSDLLDRLKKPVETALRDAKLSFNDLDEVILVGGSTRIPAVQELVKKMTGKDPNVTVNPDEVVALGAAVQGGVLAGDVSDIVLLDVTPLSIGLETLGGVMTKIIPRNTTLPTSKSEVFSTAGDGQTSVEINVLQGEREFVRDNKSLGSFRLDGIPPAPRGVPQIEVKFDIDANGILSVTAVDKGSGKKQDITITGASTLPSDEVERMVKEAEKFAKEDKERRDAIDTKNQADSLVYQTEKQLKELAEKVPAPVKEKVEGKLQDLKDSISEESTQKMKDAMAALNQEVMQLGQSLYNQPGAGPAPGAEAGPSDSSNKGPDSDVIDADFSDSK, encoded by the exons ATGGCGACGTTTTCAACAACCCAAATTCACTCTCTGGGTAACATTCCTTTGTCTTCAAGAAGGATTAAAGCCGCTAGTTTTCAATCATCCGCTCCGAGAACCGCCTTTTTCGGCCAAGCACTGGGCAGAAAACCGCATTTTGGCCTCCCAAACGCGGCTTTTTTGAAGttaaacaatgaaaaaaacaATACTAGAAGAAGGTGTAACGTGGGTCCGGTGAGAGTGGTGAATGAGAAGGTGGTGGGGATTGATTTGGGGACGACGAATTCGGCGGTGGCGGCGATGGAAGGGGGGAAGCCGACGATAGTGACGAATGCCGAGGGGCAACGGACGACGCCGTCTGTGGTTGCGTATACGAAGATTGGGGATAGGTTGGTGGGTCAAATTGCGAAGAGGCAGGCGGTTGTGAACCCGGAGAACACCTTCTTTTCAGTGAAGAGGTTTATTGGGAGGAAGATGTCGGAGGTTGATGATGAATCGAAGCAAGTTTCGTATAGAGTTGTGAGAGATGAGAATGGGAATGTGAAGTTGGATTGCCCTGCTATCGGTAAGCAGTTTGCTGCTGAAGAGATTTCGGCTCAG GTCTTGAGAAAGCTTGTGGATGATGCATCCAAGTtcttaaatgataaaataactaaagctGTGGTCACAGTGCCTGCTTACTTCAATGATTCCCAGAGGACAGCGACAAAGGATGCTGGTCGTATAGCTGGCTTAGAAGTTCTGCGTATCATCAATGAGCCTACCGCTGCCTCGCTTGCCTATggatttgaaaggaaaaacaatGAGACCATCCTAGTGTTTGACCTTGGTGGTGGTACTTTTGATGTTTCAG TGCTTGAGGTTGGAGATGGAGTGTTTGAAGTGCTTTCAACTTCAGGAGATACACATTTGGGTGGGGACGACTTTGATAAG AGAGTTGTTGATTGGCTTGCTGAAAACTTCAAAAGAGATGAAGGTGTCGTTCTTTTGAATGACAAACAAGCTCTTCAGCGACTAACAGAAGCAGCTGAGAAAGCTAAAATGGAGCTGTCATCTTTGACTCAGGCAAACATCAG cTTGCCTTTCATTACTGCTACTGCAGATGGGCCTAAGCATATCGAGACTACCCTTACAAGGGCCAAGTTTGAGGAATTGTGTTCTGATCTACTTGACAG GCTAAAGAAACCTGTTGAAACTGCCTTGAGGGATGCAAAACTTTCATTCAACGATCTAGATGAGGTTATCCTTGTTGGTGGATCAACCCGTATTCCGGCTGTTCAGGAGCTGGTGAAAAAGATGACTGGGAAGGATCCAAATGTCACTGTTAATCCTGATGAAGTGGTTGCCTTAGGAGCTGCTGTTCAG GGAGGTGTTCTTGCTGGAGATGTCAGTGACATTGTCCTATTGGATGTTACACCACTATCTATTGGTTTAGAAACCCTCGGTGGTGTTATGACAAAGATCATCCCAAGAAACACAACTCTTCCTACCTCCAAATCAGAGGTGTTCTCCACTGCTGGAGATGGACAAACAAGTGTTGAGATCAATGTCCTTCAAGGTGAAAGAGAGTTTGTTAGGGATAACAAATCACTGGGCAGCTTCCGTCTAGATGGTATCCCACCAGCTCCACGTGGGGTCCCCCAAATTGAGGTCAAATTTGACATCGACGCCAATGGAATTCTCTCTGTCACTGCTGTTGACAAAGGCTCGGGGAAGAAACAAGACATCACCATTACTGGTGCTAGTACCTTGCCCAGTGATGAG GTGGAGAGAATGGTGAAAGAAGCTGAGAAGTTCGCGAAGGAGGACAAGGAAAGGAGGGATGCCATTGACACAAAGAACCAAGCTGATTCCCTCGTGTATCAGACAGAGAAACAGCTGAAGGAGCTGGCAGAAAAAGTTCCAGCACCAGTCAAGGAGAAGGTTGAAGGGAAACTTCAGGATCTGAAGGATTCCATTTCAGAAGAGTCAACTCAAAAGATGAAGGACGCCATGGCCGCCCTTAACCAAGAAGTCATGCAGCTTGGCCAGTCTCTATACAACCAACCAGGTGCTGGACCTGCTCCCGGTGCGGAAGCTGGGCCGTCGGATTCGTCCAACAAGGGACCTGATAGTGATGTTATTGATGCCGATTTTTCTGACAGCAAATGA
- the LOC102606928 gene encoding stromal 70 kDa heat shock-related protein, chloroplastic isoform X3 — protein sequence MATFSTTQIHSLGNIPLSSRRIKAASFQSSAPRTAFFGQALGRKPHFGLPNAAFLKLNNEKNNTRRRCNVGPVRVVNEKVVGIDLGTTNSAVAAMEGGKPTIVTNAEGQRTTPSVVAYTKIGDRLVGQIAKRQAVVNPENTFFSVKRFIGRKMSEVDDESKQVSYRVVRDENGNVKLDCPAIGKQFAAEEISAQVLRKLVDDASKFLNDKITKAVVTVPAYFNDSQRTATKDAGRIAGLEVLRIINEPTAASLAYGFERKNNETILVFDLGGGTFDVSVLEVGDGVFEVLSTSGDTHLGGDDFDKRVVDWLAENFKRDEGVVLLNDKQALQRLTEAAEKAKMELSSLTQANISLPFITATADGPKHIETTLTRAKFEELCSDLLDRLKKPVETALRDAKLSFNDLDEVILVGGSTRIPAVQELVKKMTGKDPNVTVNPDEVVALGAAVQGGVLAGDVSDIVLLDVTPLSIGLETLGGVMTKIIPRNTTLPTSKSEVFSTAGDGQTSVEINVLQGEREFVRDNKSLGSFRLDGIPPAPRGVPQIEVKFDIDANGILSVTAVDKGSGKKQDITITGASTLPSDEVERMVKEAEKFAKEDKERRDAIDTKNQADSLVYQTEKQLKELAEKVPAPVKEKVEGKLQDLKDSISEESTQKMKDAMAALNQEVMQLGQSLYNQPGAGPAPGAGPAPGAEAGPSDSSNKGPDSDVIDADFSDSK from the exons ATGGCGACGTTTTCAACAACCCAAATTCACTCTCTGGGTAACATTCCTTTGTCTTCAAGAAGGATTAAAGCCGCTAGTTTTCAATCATCCGCTCCGAGAACCGCCTTTTTCGGCCAAGCACTGGGCAGAAAACCGCATTTTGGCCTCCCAAACGCGGCTTTTTTGAAGttaaacaatgaaaaaaacaATACTAGAAGAAGGTGTAACGTGGGTCCGGTGAGAGTGGTGAATGAGAAGGTGGTGGGGATTGATTTGGGGACGACGAATTCGGCGGTGGCGGCGATGGAAGGGGGGAAGCCGACGATAGTGACGAATGCCGAGGGGCAACGGACGACGCCGTCTGTGGTTGCGTATACGAAGATTGGGGATAGGTTGGTGGGTCAAATTGCGAAGAGGCAGGCGGTTGTGAACCCGGAGAACACCTTCTTTTCAGTGAAGAGGTTTATTGGGAGGAAGATGTCGGAGGTTGATGATGAATCGAAGCAAGTTTCGTATAGAGTTGTGAGAGATGAGAATGGGAATGTGAAGTTGGATTGCCCTGCTATCGGTAAGCAGTTTGCTGCTGAAGAGATTTCGGCTCAG GTCTTGAGAAAGCTTGTGGATGATGCATCCAAGTtcttaaatgataaaataactaaagctGTGGTCACAGTGCCTGCTTACTTCAATGATTCCCAGAGGACAGCGACAAAGGATGCTGGTCGTATAGCTGGCTTAGAAGTTCTGCGTATCATCAATGAGCCTACCGCTGCCTCGCTTGCCTATggatttgaaaggaaaaacaatGAGACCATCCTAGTGTTTGACCTTGGTGGTGGTACTTTTGATGTTTCAG TGCTTGAGGTTGGAGATGGAGTGTTTGAAGTGCTTTCAACTTCAGGAGATACACATTTGGGTGGGGACGACTTTGATAAG AGAGTTGTTGATTGGCTTGCTGAAAACTTCAAAAGAGATGAAGGTGTCGTTCTTTTGAATGACAAACAAGCTCTTCAGCGACTAACAGAAGCAGCTGAGAAAGCTAAAATGGAGCTGTCATCTTTGACTCAGGCAAACATCAG cTTGCCTTTCATTACTGCTACTGCAGATGGGCCTAAGCATATCGAGACTACCCTTACAAGGGCCAAGTTTGAGGAATTGTGTTCTGATCTACTTGACAG GCTAAAGAAACCTGTTGAAACTGCCTTGAGGGATGCAAAACTTTCATTCAACGATCTAGATGAGGTTATCCTTGTTGGTGGATCAACCCGTATTCCGGCTGTTCAGGAGCTGGTGAAAAAGATGACTGGGAAGGATCCAAATGTCACTGTTAATCCTGATGAAGTGGTTGCCTTAGGAGCTGCTGTTCAG GGAGGTGTTCTTGCTGGAGATGTCAGTGACATTGTCCTATTGGATGTTACACCACTATCTATTGGTTTAGAAACCCTCGGTGGTGTTATGACAAAGATCATCCCAAGAAACACAACTCTTCCTACCTCCAAATCAGAGGTGTTCTCCACTGCTGGAGATGGACAAACAAGTGTTGAGATCAATGTCCTTCAAGGTGAAAGAGAGTTTGTTAGGGATAACAAATCACTGGGCAGCTTCCGTCTAGATGGTATCCCACCAGCTCCACGTGGGGTCCCCCAAATTGAGGTCAAATTTGACATCGACGCCAATGGAATTCTCTCTGTCACTGCTGTTGACAAAGGCTCGGGGAAGAAACAAGACATCACCATTACTGGTGCTAGTACCTTGCCCAGTGATGAG GTGGAGAGAATGGTGAAAGAAGCTGAGAAGTTCGCGAAGGAGGACAAGGAAAGGAGGGATGCCATTGACACAAAGAACCAAGCTGATTCCCTCGTGTATCAGACAGAGAAACAGCTGAAGGAGCTGGCAGAAAAAGTTCCAGCACCAGTCAAGGAGAAGGTTGAAGGAAAACTTCAGGATCTGAAGGATTCCATTTCAGAAGAGTCAACTCAAAAGATGAAGGACGCCATGGCCGCCCTTAACCAAGAAGTCATGCAGCTTGGCCAGTCTCTATACAACCAACCAGGTGCTGGACCTGCTCCCG GTGCTGGACCTGCTCCCGGTGCGGAAGCTGGGCCGTCGGATTCGTCCAACAAGGGACCTGATAGTGATGTTATTGATGCCGATTTTTCTGACAGCAAATGA
- the LOC102606928 gene encoding stromal 70 kDa heat shock-related protein, chloroplastic isoform X1 produces the protein MATFSTTQIHSLGNIPLSSRRIKAASFQSSAPRTAFFGQALGRKPHFGLPNAAFLKLNNEKNNTRRRCNVGPVRVVNEKVVGIDLGTTNSAVAAMEGGKPTIVTNAEGQRTTPSVVAYTKIGDRLVGQIAKRQAVVNPENTFFSVKRFIGRKMSEVDDESKQVSYRVVRDENGNVKLDCPAIGKQFAAEEISAQVLRKLVDDASKFLNDKITKAVVTVPAYFNDSQRTATKDAGRIAGLEVLRIINEPTAASLAYGFERKNNETILVFDLGGGTFDVSVLEVGDGVFEVLSTSGDTHLGGDDFDKRVVDWLAENFKRDEGVVLLNDKQALQRLTEAAEKAKMELSSLTQANISLPFITATADGPKHIETTLTRAKFEELCSDLLDRLKKPVETALRDAKLSFNDLDEVILVGGSTRIPAVQELVKKMTGKDPNVTVNPDEVVALGAAVQGGVLAGDVSDIVLLDVTPLSIGLETLGGVMTKIIPRNTTLPTSKSEVFSTAGDGQTSVEINVLQGEREFVRDNKSLGSFRLDGIPPAPRGVPQIEVKFDIDANGILSVTAVDKGSGKKQDITITGASTLPSDEVERMVKEAEKFAKEDKERRDAIDTKNQADSLVYQTEKQLKELAEKVPAPVKEKVEGKLQDLKDSISEESTQKMKDAMAALNQEVMQLGQSLYNQPGAGPAPGAEAGPSDSSNKGPDSDVIDADFSDSK, from the exons ATGGCGACGTTTTCAACAACCCAAATTCACTCTCTGGGTAACATTCCTTTGTCTTCAAGAAGGATTAAAGCCGCTAGTTTTCAATCATCCGCTCCGAGAACCGCCTTTTTCGGCCAAGCACTGGGCAGAAAACCGCATTTTGGCCTCCCAAACGCGGCTTTTTTGAAGttaaacaatgaaaaaaacaATACTAGAAGAAGGTGTAACGTGGGTCCGGTGAGAGTGGTGAATGAGAAGGTGGTGGGGATTGATTTGGGGACGACGAATTCGGCGGTGGCGGCGATGGAAGGGGGGAAGCCGACGATAGTGACGAATGCCGAGGGGCAACGGACGACGCCGTCTGTGGTTGCGTATACGAAGATTGGGGATAGGTTGGTGGGTCAAATTGCGAAGAGGCAGGCGGTTGTGAACCCGGAGAACACCTTCTTTTCAGTGAAGAGGTTTATTGGGAGGAAGATGTCGGAGGTTGATGATGAATCGAAGCAAGTTTCGTATAGAGTTGTGAGAGATGAGAATGGGAATGTGAAGTTGGATTGCCCTGCTATCGGTAAGCAGTTTGCTGCTGAAGAGATTTCGGCTCAG GTCTTGAGAAAGCTTGTGGATGATGCATCCAAGTtcttaaatgataaaataactaaagctGTGGTCACAGTGCCTGCTTACTTCAATGATTCCCAGAGGACAGCGACAAAGGATGCTGGTCGTATAGCTGGCTTAGAAGTTCTGCGTATCATCAATGAGCCTACCGCTGCCTCGCTTGCCTATggatttgaaaggaaaaacaatGAGACCATCCTAGTGTTTGACCTTGGTGGTGGTACTTTTGATGTTTCAG TGCTTGAGGTTGGAGATGGAGTGTTTGAAGTGCTTTCAACTTCAGGAGATACACATTTGGGTGGGGACGACTTTGATAAG AGAGTTGTTGATTGGCTTGCTGAAAACTTCAAAAGAGATGAAGGTGTCGTTCTTTTGAATGACAAACAAGCTCTTCAGCGACTAACAGAAGCAGCTGAGAAAGCTAAAATGGAGCTGTCATCTTTGACTCAGGCAAACATCAG cTTGCCTTTCATTACTGCTACTGCAGATGGGCCTAAGCATATCGAGACTACCCTTACAAGGGCCAAGTTTGAGGAATTGTGTTCTGATCTACTTGACAG GCTAAAGAAACCTGTTGAAACTGCCTTGAGGGATGCAAAACTTTCATTCAACGATCTAGATGAGGTTATCCTTGTTGGTGGATCAACCCGTATTCCGGCTGTTCAGGAGCTGGTGAAAAAGATGACTGGGAAGGATCCAAATGTCACTGTTAATCCTGATGAAGTGGTTGCCTTAGGAGCTGCTGTTCAG GGAGGTGTTCTTGCTGGAGATGTCAGTGACATTGTCCTATTGGATGTTACACCACTATCTATTGGTTTAGAAACCCTCGGTGGTGTTATGACAAAGATCATCCCAAGAAACACAACTCTTCCTACCTCCAAATCAGAGGTGTTCTCCACTGCTGGAGATGGACAAACAAGTGTTGAGATCAATGTCCTTCAAGGTGAAAGAGAGTTTGTTAGGGATAACAAATCACTGGGCAGCTTCCGTCTAGATGGTATCCCACCAGCTCCACGTGGGGTCCCCCAAATTGAGGTCAAATTTGACATCGACGCCAATGGAATTCTCTCTGTCACTGCTGTTGACAAAGGCTCGGGGAAGAAACAAGACATCACCATTACTGGTGCTAGTACCTTGCCCAGTGATGAG GTGGAGAGAATGGTGAAAGAAGCTGAGAAGTTCGCGAAGGAGGACAAGGAAAGGAGGGATGCCATTGACACAAAGAACCAAGCTGATTCCCTCGTGTATCAGACAGAGAAACAGCTGAAGGAGCTGGCAGAAAAAGTTCCAGCACCAGTCAAGGAGAAGGTTGAAGGAAAACTTCAGGATCTGAAGGATTCCATTTCAGAAGAGTCAACTCAAAAGATGAAGGACGCCATGGCCGCCCTTAACCAAGAAGTCATGCAGCTTGGCCAGTCTCTATACAACCAACCAGGTGCTGGACCTGCTCCCGGTGCGGAAGCTGGGCCGTCGGATTCGTCCAACAAGGGACCTGATAGTGATGTTATTGATGCCGATTTTTCTGACAGCAAATGA